A stretch of DNA from Vulpes lagopus strain Blue_001 chromosome 12, ASM1834538v1, whole genome shotgun sequence:
CTGACCTCTGCCCCAGGGGCTCAGCCCGTTGGGGCCCCGCCTATAGCACcagcttctcctctcctcccccaacagGCAGCCTGccttccctgggggggggggggctcccctgGCTGCCCATGTGGGCAGAGAGAACCCTAGATCACAAACCAGATCCTGTCACACCCCAGACACCCctgcagcctgaaaatgaaatcCCAGGGCCTCCAGCAAGCTTTGAGACCCCAGCCAGGTTTCAGACCTTGGTACCCCCTACTCTGTACCCACCTTGGCCTTTTGGGTGTCAGGGAAGGCCCTTGACTGTCATGCCATTGACTTAGCAGGGGTTGAAGGGAGCTAGGAGCACCGGCCAAGCGGTATGGGAGAGGGTCTCTGGAGCACGGGGCCCAGAGGCCTTGAGGAGAACAGGGCAGTCTGTGTTATAGGGGGGTgaggtggcagggggagggcagataGGCCAACACTCTGCACACATTATTTTGTCCTCTCGTTCTTTATTGATCGCTGCCCCTCCCAGAGTGGACTGCAGGGTGCAAGAAGGCCAGCATCCTGGCTCGCTTGTCACGGTGTCCCCAGGGCCTTGCACAGGTCGGCACACAGGGGCTCCGGCACTGTGCCTGCACATCCTTAGCCAAGGGACCTCAGTGACAGAGCAAGTCCCCCCAGAGGGcatgcccccagccccaggacctggcctctgccctttcccagcCCAAGTCTGGGAAGAGTTGTTCCACCCGGGGTTTTatcaaggtggggagggggatccTGAGAGGTCCTGGGGAGCCTGTGTCTTTGATCAACTAGCAACAAGCATCCCCACTAACTCCCGCCCTCACCTTCCCCTCCAAATGCCTGCCCAGCAGCTTCCTTCTCCCGGCAGCCTGCCCAGACCAGCCCACTCCTCCCGTACCCTTGCTTTCCGGCCTCCAACCCCAGCCTCTGTATTAACCTGATGGTTGCCTGTGGGGGCCGGATGCCTGATGGCATCCGGGTTGATTTCAACACCCAGCCTTCCACCCACACCACCAGCGCCCGccaccctcctctgcctccccctctggcCAGAGCTCAGGCTTGGAACCAGCCCTGGAGGTCCTGGTAGACCTGGCCTCGGGGGAGGTGGGGGTAGTGGGTGCAGATGGCACAGAAGCGCTCCCGCCAGTCCCCAAACAGCCGCACACGGAGCCGGTCTCGCCAGGCGAAATAGCGCCGATAGTGGCTCTCGTTCATGTTAGCCAGGAAGGAGGCCAGCTCTTGGGCTGTGCTGAAGTCGTCCACATGAACAAAGGCGTCAGCTGGTGCAAAGGCCTCGTACGTGGCCCTCGGGGGCCCCAGCACGACAGGGACCGTGCCGGCTGCCAGCGCGTTGCGCCAGAACTTCTCAGTGATGTAGTCTTGATGCTGTGAGTTCTCAAAAGACAGGTAGAAGAGGTACTGGGCCACGGTGGGCAGCAGGCAGTTAGCGCACAAGGGCTGCCTGTTGGCGCGGCCGAACACATCCACCTGCAGGTGAGGCGCCAGCTGCCGGTACACCTGGACACGCCGCTGCCGCTCCTGGAAGTTGCtcaccacccaggctgccacccTCTTCTTGGCCGGCAGTGGCGGCGCAGGCCCCCGGTGAGGCTCCAGCTGGCCATAGGGCACGAAGATATCCGAGTCACGCCGGTAGCTTAGCACCCAATTAAAGATCCCACCGAGGCGACCAAGGCCGTGGGTGTGGCTGGGCGACTCCATGGAGACCCACACCCAGGGCTGTCCACGTGGGCGCTTGGCCAGAGGCAGACGGGCCTGCTGGGTCTGCAGCTCTCGGTGGTGGAAAACTACAGCATCTGCGCTGGCCAGCAGGCTGTGGTTGGTGCTCAGGTGGCAGTGGGCCACCCCAAAGCTGATGCAGGTGTTGCTGGGAAGCTCTGGGGGCCGGTCGCTGAAGGGCCAGTGCCAGATGAGGATGATGAGTGTGTGCGGAGGCGCAGGGCCTCCGGTGGGGGGTGACCCAAGCAGCCAAAGGAGCCATATGGCAGAAAGCAGGGCGGCTCCGGCCAGGATCCCCAGAGCCCGGAGCCTCCGGGAGAGGCTGTACCCTACATGGGACACAGGAGGAGATGTTGTCTTCCCAGGCTTGCCCCAGggccccatcctccctcccacacCTCCCTGGGGACCAGACACTAACCGGCACTGTTCATCTGCAGCACCCAGAAGCAGTCACCCGGGGATCTCCAATCACAGCAGCCACTAGGCAGAGGTGCCTTGCAATCACAGCTGCACCCTCATGCGCAGCCCAGCCTAGAGGCCTGTCCTTTCATCTGCCTAAGATGAGAGAAACCAGGGTATCTTCCTGCtgctgccccgcccctgcccccgccctggAGGTGAACTTTGGCATCCACCACCATCCTcactccacctcccaccccaggcctccagTTGCTGGGGCACCATCTGGAGCCCAATATcatgccccgccccccgctggcCTCTGAAGGGGCCTGGGGATGACCTGCTGGGCAGGGACAGAACGAGGCGAGGCCACCCTAGGTGGAGGTGGCCCCCTCCCCAGAAGGATACCCTGGATGTAAGGACCCAGTCCTTGCCCACCCCTCAGGGCACACTTCCCTGGCAGGCGGCACAGAGCCCTAGGCCAGAGCTGCCCTCCCAAGGTGGTGTCACCCACTTCCCCTGCTCAAGGCTTGTTCGGCCACGGCCCCCAGAACCTCATGCCGCAGCTGTGCTGAGCTCGGCCATCTGCCAAGAGGCTGAGGTTTCTCCCTTGGCTTCTAGTTGGGTagcccaccccacctgccccctggcAGCTCTAGGACACCTTGTCCTGGAGCCCAGATTCCCAGAGAAGGGGTCTCTGTGCCGGGGCCCACATGAGGCCACAACACGTGTCCCAGGCCCAGCCTGAGCCTGGCTGCAGGGGGGCTGCAGGgcccttttgctttctttcctcacCCAAAGTCACGTGTCCATAGAAGTCCAGGGTCCTGGCCAGCCTGGGAAGAGGTGGAATGGGGGCAGGGGCCTGCCCTGGGGGACTCCAGGCCCACAgcccaggatgggggtggggacagagaggggGCTTTCCAGACTGGAAAGGGAAGGAGACGCTGTGTCCCTGACACTGGCAGGTAGGGGCTGGCGCCTGCTCCAGGAAGGACAAGGCACTCGTCCAGAGGccctgtcctcccccacccccaccctttgagcagccctgggggccaggcctgcaggtccagttccttccccttctgcttcAGTTCCTCTGAGCTGGAGAGACCAAATGCCAGTCAGCATTATCAGACTTCCCCAAGCTCTGGCCTGCTCCCCATTCAGCCGAGCTGCTGCCGTATCACTTCCCTTCACCCTGGCTGGACCCTTGCTTGGTCCCAGATGTGGCAGAACAGGGACCGACTCTCACACTCAGCATCTGAAGGCCTCAGGCCGGTGCAATTCTGGAAGGCTCTGAGATGGGTGTCGTGGAAGGAAGAGCATGTGGGAACTACTGGCTGGGTCTGCTGCCCCATGCCATCCTGGGGGCCTTCCACCACCCTGCTATCTCCCATCCTGTTTCACTTCTGGGCACCTGGGGCTGCTGGCCTCCTCGAGCTCCTGCCCTCAGCAAGGACCAGATGGCTACTGGGGTGGAGCCAGGGAGCTGGCAGCAGGCTGATggtggagacagaggcaggcgAGCACAGGAGAGGGGGCAGTTGGCATCTTTggggctccccagcccctgcaaAACCTCTGAGCTGTGGCGGGGCTTTGCGCAATACCCAAGGCGGGAAGGAGGCTGTAGGATCTGGTGGGGACCATCTGGTATGGACAGAGCCACCAGGCCTGACTCCCCGCTAGCGGGCACCAGGTCCTGACCACAGCCAGCAGCTGGGGTTGGCCCACGTCCCTTTGGCAACCCCGACGTTTAGGGAGATGGCCACGGGGCCCCACCCTGGCATCTCTTCCTTGGCAGGGGGGCCGCAGAGGAGCCACGCCCTGCCTTCCGGCCTTACTTTAGGCCACCTCTTCTCCCTGGGGCCGGCACCCAGAAGGTGGTAGAAGCATGCGGAAAGGAGCTGATCCTGCTTCTGGCTGCCAGCACCCCTGCCCTTCCTGTTTGCACGGCCAGGGTGGCCGTGGCCCTTGCCACAGGCCTCACCCATACCCACAGACTGCTCCCTTCCTGGGTGGACTCAAGgagcctccccttcctccaccctggGTCCACCGCTCCCTCATCATACATCTGCCACACAGGTTGGCAGCCCTGGGGCCCCTATCGTGGGAACCTGCAGGCTGGCAAATGGGGCCCTGAGATTTGGCCCAGAAACAAGTCAGAATGAAAGGCTCTCTGAGGAAAGCAAAGAAGGTGAGACAACGTGAGTCAAATGGAAAGTGGGGGCCTCACCGTTGCATCTCACACTAGGCCCCGTGACTCACTGGGACACTGGTGGGCACCCAACTCCAGCTCCACCGCCCATGAGTAGCTTGGAATCAGGAACACACTGTTACTCTCTCAGGGTAGCCGCAGGGCCAGCCTCCCCAGGCGGGGCAGGGGAACTGGTAAAGAAACAGCAAACCCAGGGGCCCTGGCCCAGATGGAGGATGGGCCACTGGCCTGCTGACCGCCTCCTCTTGCAGAAACAGCATCCAgagtggtggggggaggcagacCAGGCCTTAGCCTCCCAGGGGGGTTTGCCTCAGGAAAGAAGGCCAGAGCCCAGCTGTCCATCCGCCCCAGGTGTTATCTTGAGGGAAGCAAAGGTCGGATGGATGCCCAGGTGCCTGTGTGCCCAGAAGGCCCCCTGGTGGCTGTGCCCCAGAGCCACCTGTTTCCTGCAGTGGAGGAAGCCAAGGCTGTGGAGAGGAGTGTGCTTTATTATCGACGACAagatgaggtgggggggggggggggggggggcgggatcaGGGAACGCCTTTGGAAGGTGGgtgcagagaggggcagggagctggggagctTCCAGGTTGGGGCTGTAGCAGAAGGGCTGCAGCAGGATGGGCAGCTCCCCTGCCTGGAGGACACGGGTGGAGGCCGGCCGTGCAGCACctgctcccttccttcccttcctgcctAGGCCCAACCCAGTGGGCATATTCACGTCCTCATGCAAGAGAGGCTGGCGGGACCTCTGTGCCCTGAGCCTGACTTGGGCTCGGCTCTCTCTGTTCCACACACCTGCTCTGGTGGGCGgcacagctggggtgggggtgttgtAGGGTACTAGGAATTGGGCACCAGCCCAGCCAGTTACCCAGGCTGACAGGAGACTGTGTCTGACCTGCTGGAGAAGAGCACCCTCTCCTGGGGCCTGCAGAGGGACAGGTTCATACCTTGTAGGGTCTTGGCTAAGGAACTACTCTACCCTACGTTCTGTGCCAAGCGTGGCCTTCCCCCCATGGTCTAGCAGGCATGGGGGCATCTCCAAACAGATGAGTGTCACCTCAGGGTCTATGTTGGGCTGCAGGAATGTTACCCTTTGTCACCTATGCTCAGGATGCCAAACCAGGGAAGGTTTGCTAAGGGGCTGAAGCACAGGCGGGCCCTGAGAGCAGAGACCAGATCAGCCTTTTGTGCCAAGGAGGTGGCCCATGGGCAGGGGCTTGgacagcagcaggagcagcagcagggggCTCTGAGGCTATAGGTGGTGGGGAGGAAGGTCATAGGCCCCTCAAGCAGGACTGGGGTCTTCAGAGTCCCTGTGAAGACAGGGCTTCCCTGGATACCAGGGCCCAGCCTCGGGGCCGCCGACTGTATGTGGGACCTGTGTGAGGAAGCAGGGACTGGCTCTAAGCTAGCCAGAGGCCAAGGAAGCCAAAGGAGCCCGGTGGGGGGTGGGCTGCCaagctgagccaggagccaggctgagggagCACCCACTACCCAGAGGAGCCCACCCCACCCTGCATCCTCTGGCCTGGACATCATTCCCATTCCTGTCTCATTGCAGCTGCTCCAGAGGGAGACCCTCCTGCCTGAGGCCCTGGGGACTAGGCATGGAGGCTCCTGGGGGCAGGCTGGAGGCCTTGGCGACTACTCTCTGCCCAGCTCACTCCACAGGAGGTGGGCAAGACCCCAGATGTCAGGGGAACCTCCTGGCCCTAGGCATGTGGGTGCCAGCCGGCCAGCCAGACTGCCTGAGCCGTCTTGAGTGAGGCTGAACATCTCCACACCCCACATCCTCCATAGATGCCTTCCGgatggcacagagcaggtgccagTGGATACACAATCCTTGGCACCCTGCCCTCACCTCCCACATGTTCCTAgctcctctgccttctgctgtCTCCCACACTGCTGCacaaaagggaaactgaggctcccagCTGAGAGCCAGCCCAAGGCCACAGCCCGGGATTCAGGGTGGATGGTCCCTGGCCCTAAAGATGTCTTGCTTTAGGACAAGCCACTCGCTCCCAGCTAGGGCAAACCCATTTCCCCAGCGCAGCCCCCCCATCTCTGCTTAGGAACCCACCTGTCCCAAATGGGCCTTGTTTTCCCCTCTCCGACCTACCCCCATCTACCCAGGGGCCAGAAGTTCAGTATTCCCTGAACACCCATTCCCAGAAACCAGTATGGGGCTTCTGAATCCAACCCGTGCCCTTCCCAGGCTCAGGTGGCAGACATGTCCATCCCTGCCCTGGATCCACAGCAGGCCCACTGTTCCCTGGGCCCCAGAaatccctccccacccagcctctgCACCTTGGATCCTGTAGTGCAACCCCCTGCTCTGCGCCTTCATCTGAAGGGCACTCTTCCTTCCAGCAGCCTCCTTGCTTCAGggtgggtggcaggggtgggCCAAGACCCAGCTCCTGACATTCGGGGTCCCCACCACCTGTCTCTTTAGCTGGCCCACACTGGCCCTCAgatccctctgcctgccatgtccccctcccccccccccccccccgccacacacacacatgctgcaAGAACCCAGAGGCCTCTGTGGTTCCTGGCACAAACCCACACTCAGAGCCTGCATCCTGTTCCTTCCCGCCTTCTAGCCCAGGTGGACAATAGCAGAAATGGAGTCTGGGTGCCCACGGCGAGGTGTCTGTGGGTCCCCACTCCCCTCACAGCCCTGCTCTTTTTAGCATAGGTGGAATGGGAGCTTTGGGGGAGTGACACCAACACCAGACCAGCCTGGCCATGTACtttacttctcccttccctacTTGAGACAGAGGTATCAGTAGGGGAGAGGCCTAAAGGAGGAAAGGATAGGGGTGATCTGTGTTGGTAGAAAAATGAAGTCTCTtccccagcagagggagagaaggtccTTCCCAGCAGAAGCAGGGCACAGACATGCACCCCCCAACACCATCTCTGGGCATGCAGGAGGAAGCCCCAGACCTCCCCTACAGGGTCCATGCACCACACCCCAAATGATGGGATGGAGGTCAGTCTCTAGCATGCAAACATGACGGACGGGTTTGAAACGTATTTTAATTGGTTTTGTTTCCAGGATTCCTCATCCATGCCTGGTCTCTAGGGTTCTCCCCAGCCCCTCACTGGGGGTTCAGACTCAAGAGGACAGCTGCAAGACGAAAGAGAAGGTCCCTGACAGAAGGGGGCTGAGTCTCCTTAGTAAGGGgttcccgcccccacccccaccccaccctgtgcccTGGCCCAGCCACAAGCACGCCCACTGTCAGAACATGGTCTCTTTAATGGGACACTCggagccctgccctccctgcccgtGGGCCATGCAGTCCGGGAGAAGGTAGCAGCAGCCTTCAGGTCACTGCGGCAGGGGTGCAGACAGCGAGGAGTGGTCGAACAGCGGGTTCCGGACCTCCATCTCTCCGGTCTGTGAAGGCCGGGGtcaggtgggcaggggtgggggcgcaCGGGGAACGACCCCATCCCAGGAGATGGTTAAGTCCCTGCTGGGCTccactcccccaacccctgccccagcccctccccccacccccctacccagCCACTCCTGCCGCAGGACTCactggggccaggcctgggcaCTCGTACACGGTGAAGTCACCATCTTCGTTCTCCTCGTCTGAGGACAATGACTCAAGCTCCTTGGGCGGCTCTTTATGCCTGGGTAGGAGGCAGGATGGCTAggtcctcccaccccctccaggTGCCAGGGCCCCAGACCATCAGAAGGGCTCTGCCCACCTGGGCCCAGAGCAGGGGGGGATGGCCGGTGTAGGGGCCGCGGGTGTTGTGACGGGTGCAgggatggggcgggggcggggggctgcccAGTGTAGGGGGGTGTacaggagcagggcagggtgcCAGGTGGAGGGAAGGGCTGGGGAGGGTGTTGAGAGCAGGGGTGaaggtgggggtgcagggtgtGGGGCGGGTGTTGTGAcgggtgcaggggggcggggcggccagTATGGGAGGGGCGGACGGGGTGCGGCCTCTCACCGCTCGAGGCACCGCATCTGCTGCCGCTGGTGCTGGTAGTGGTACATCTCGGCGCTGTGCGCTAGCCTCTGGTCGCCAGGCTGCGGGGAGACGGCAGGGGGGTCagggcgcggcggcgggcgcccgaagggcggggcggggcggggcggggcggggcgacgCACCGAGATCCCGGGCGTGGCGGGGGAGCCGGGCGCCTGCGGGGCCGCGTAGTCGGCCTTCTGGGTCAGGCGGATGTCTCGCTGCAGCCTGCGGGGAGTGGAGCCTGAGAGCCGCGGAgacgccgcccgccgccccggcccgcccggccccccgcgcTCACCTGCACCAGCACAGAGCGGCCACGGCGAGGGCGGCCGCGCCGGCTACCGAGCTCGCCACGATGAGCACTGCGGGGAGGGGCGCGGTGAGGGAGGGCGGCCTTCGGGGCGGGGCTGCCTCCTGCCCACCGCGACCGGCCGGCCCTACGGCCCTACAGACCTACCGAGGACGAGTCCGTCACCGCGCCCGCCCCGGGGCTCCAAGGGGGAAATGTGCACCGGTACTGACGACACGGGGGGGCCCAAGGAGGTGTGGGGTGTGGGAGCAGGGGTTCCCCCAGTAGAGGAGGTGCCCAGGTTGGGGCCCTGGCGGCGCTCTGAGAGCCCCAGGGTGGCTGCTGCAGAGAGAAGGTAGGTTAGAACACTAGGACCAGCCCAGGGTCAAAGGAGTGGGGAGGCCCAAAGTGGGGCGGAGGGGGCTTGGAGGGGGTCTCACCAGGCTCCAGGTGCTGCTGTCCCTTgtcaggctggggctgggcagcGAGCACGGGGGGCTGTGGCTCCTGATGGGCCAGCTCCTGGGCCAGGAAGTCAATCTCATCTTCTAATCGGGGCCTGGGCAGGCTCTCCCCTGGAGAGGGTGAAGGGCCATCAGGTGGAGAGGCCCCCAGCCCCTCGCAGGCAACACCAGCTGCAGGTGGGCCTTCAGAGCAGGTGCAGCCCATCCAGGAGCCAGACCTCAGGCCCAGGCACCAGTGGTGACCATCGGACCAGGGAGTAGCCTCAAGCCCTGCCATCCTGAGTTGCTGTGTGGTGACAGCTGAGAGCAGTCTTTGTGAGCAGCAGCTTTCCCAGGAACGTGGGGGCAGCAGCAAGGGAGTGGAGGTGTTAGGGGAATGTGCAGAGgccaggagaagggaaggggtgCATCACTCCATGGCTTCTCTACCAAGATAGGCAGTGACTCCTCAAGGAACGGGGAGAGGCCCCATtctgcgcgcgcgcgcgcgcgcgcacacacacacacacacacacacacacacacacacaccagccaaTCAGTAGGAACTGAGGGCAGCTGTTGGGACGGGGCTGGTGGCtgggcctccacccccacccgggCCACGTGCCCCATAGTACAGATACTCTGCACAGCATGGAAGGAGCAGAGCACCTGCCACCTTCTGAAGCAGACCTGCACACGTCAATTCCCGGCCTCCCTCACTGCCAGGAATGTGTTCCTCCAAGAAGGTCCTCCTGCCCCACCAGACTTCAGCACCCCCAGCATCCCTCTGTAATGCCCCATCACACCTGAAGTCATtcggcacctggctggctgtccAGCATTCTGGGCCAAGATCGCCAGGTGAGGCACATGGATTGCACAGGATGAGTGAGCCATGGAGAAAGAGGGCGTACGTGGCAAGGAGGCCAGGCAGCAATTGGGGAACTCTGATTTCTCTTCTGGGATCACCTCAGCATTTCACACTGGACACCCTTGCCCTGGTAGGGAATAACTGCCCCAACCCtcagcctgatgccaggctctgAGATGGTGCTATTTGGAAAGATCACCAGGCCACTTGGAGACATAAGAGTCTCCAGTACCCAAGGAAGCCCAGGGGACCTAGGAGGTGAGGCTGAGTGGCAAACGTacgagggcaggggatggggggaagACACCCTTCTCTCCCATACCCACAGGCCGGCGCATCCTGGGCACACAGAGCCCTTGTGGGTCTTCCTGgaagggctgaaggcagggcccACAGACATGCGCGCCTGGGGGGCACCGTGCCCGCCTCTTCAGGGCACAGTCCAGGCTCCCAGGACAGGCAGCTGCATCTAGGAAGGAAGCAGAAGGCAGAGCTGGATCACCGCCCTGGTCAGCTTAGCCCCTGCATGGAGGCGGTACTGCcctggcccccctcccccacacagtTGACCCAGGCTGGCCTGGCTCCGGCCATTGTTCTGGGCAGGCCCTTCCTCCCAAGAGCCAGAGATCAGGACCAGGAAGACAAGCCTTCCCAACACTTATCGGAACTCTCCTGCCCCACCCACTCCCCAGAGTTCTACCTCCAGGCCTGAGTCAGCCCTAGACAGAACTGCCCCTTACCGTCTGGGGAACACTAGCTCTCCCAGCCGGGGCCAGGCAGCCCTCTAGGTCCTGCCTCTGGTCTCAACATGCCCCAAGCAGGCCCTAACCCCTCTACCCAGGCTGGGAGCCCTAGAAAGTGGGGCCACCCACCTCTCTCACCAcatcagggctgccctacaaGTCCCATGTGTCATCCCACAGCCCTAGGGCAGAGCTGGAAGCCGAGGGCCCTGCAAGTGCCTACAGCCCTAGGCATAGATGGAAGATGGTCACTCTCCCTGTGTCTGGTCTCTGGCTTGtctctgaagcacagagaagctgGGTTGGGGAGACCTAGATTGGGATCAGCAAGCCATACTTGCCTGAGATACAGAAGCCAGACCAGGGTCACCCCTGCAGTCACActgccagggactggggagtCCCTGGGATTTTGGGCCCTAACTACGGTGTCCTGTATAGATGGCCAGTGGGTCCCATCCTGATGCTGGGGGACAGAAAGCAGTAGCCCTCCGGCCCTCAGTTTCCCTTCTGGGACACAGAAGGCAAGTTGCCTCAAAGTTAGGGAATGCCCTAAGGCCTGGTACACTGGCCCCAGTTATGGGACAGCAGAGCTAGAGGACCCAGGGAGATACCCAACAGGACTGTCAATCCTGGTTGAGGAGGCTGGGATGGGGTATATCTGGAGGACCAGACTATTCCTCTGGGCctagcccccaccccccatggcaGGAGGGCCACTGGGGCCCAAGGTACTCGGAGGATCAAGGAGTGCTGGGCTCTGTCCTTCTCCAGACCTTGGCTGGCCTGACTTGGTTTCCTTGGTAACCTGACACTCCCAGCCTCCTCTCTGAAGGTAGAGCATTCCAGCAGCCCTTGCAGCAGGCAGACTCCCATCCAGGGGACCC
This window harbors:
- the FUT7 gene encoding alpha-(1,3)-fucosyltransferase 7; the protein is MNSAGYSLSRRLRALGILAGAALLSAIWLLWLLGSPPTGGPAPPHTLIILIWHWPFSDRPPELPSNTCISFGVAHCHLSTNHSLLASADAVVFHHRELQTQQARLPLAKRPRGQPWVWVSMESPSHTHGLGRLGGIFNWVLSYRRDSDIFVPYGQLEPHRGPAPPLPAKKRVAAWVVSNFQERQRRVQVYRQLAPHLQVDVFGRANRQPLCANCLLPTVAQYLFYLSFENSQHQDYITEKFWRNALAAGTVPVVLGPPRATYEAFAPADAFVHVDDFSTAQELASFLANMNESHYRRYFAWRDRLRVRLFGDWRERFCAICTHYPHLPRGQVYQDLQGWFQA
- the NPDC1 gene encoding neural proliferation differentiation and control protein 1 isoform X3, coding for MATPVPPPSPRHLRLLRLLLCGLVLGAALRGASAGRPDAAACPGSLDCALKRRARCPPGAHVCGPCLQPFQEDPQGLCVPRMRRPVGESLPRPRLEDEIDFLAQELAHQEPQPPVLAAQPQPDKGQQHLEPAATLGLSERRQGPNLGTSSTGGTPAPTPHTSLGPPVSSVPVHISPLEPRGGRGDGLVLVLIVASSVAGAAALAVAALCWCRLQRDIRLTQKADYAAPQAPGSPATPGISPGDQRLAHSAEMYHYQHQRQQMRCLERHKEPPKELESLSSDEENEDGDFTVYECPGLAPLSS
- the NPDC1 gene encoding neural proliferation differentiation and control protein 1 isoform X2, with the translated sequence MATPVPPPSPRHLRLLRLLLCGLVLGAALRGASAGRPDAAACPGSLDCALKRRARCPPGAHVCGPCLQPFQEDPQGLCVPRMRRPVGESLPRPRLEDEIDFLAQELAHQEPQPPVLAAQPQPDKGQQHLEPATLGLSERRQGPNLGTSSTGGTPAPTPHTSLGPPVSSVPVHISPLEPRGGRGDGLVLVLIVASSVAGAAALAVAALCWCRLQRDIRLTQKADYAAPQAPGSPATPGISPGDQRLAHSAEMYHYQHQRQQMRCLERHKEPPKELESLSSDEENEDGDFTVYECPGLAPTGEMEVRNPLFDHSSLSAPLPQ
- the NPDC1 gene encoding neural proliferation differentiation and control protein 1 isoform X1, which encodes MATPVPPPSPRHLRLLRLLLCGLVLGAALRGASAGRPDAAACPGSLDCALKRRARCPPGAHVCGPCLQPFQEDPQGLCVPRMRRPVGESLPRPRLEDEIDFLAQELAHQEPQPPVLAAQPQPDKGQQHLEPAATLGLSERRQGPNLGTSSTGGTPAPTPHTSLGPPVSSVPVHISPLEPRGGRGDGLVLVLIVASSVAGAAALAVAALCWCRLQRDIRLTQKADYAAPQAPGSPATPGISPGDQRLAHSAEMYHYQHQRQQMRCLERHKEPPKELESLSSDEENEDGDFTVYECPGLAPTGEMEVRNPLFDHSSLSAPLPQ